From Gemmatimonadaceae bacterium, a single genomic window includes:
- a CDS encoding PadR family transcriptional regulator: MSTIEFRHGAVELLVLKALSWGPQHGFSIARWVQDAADDVLRLEEGSLYPALHRMEDKGWVKATWGSSENNRRAKFYQLTAKGREQLTADARDWWRYAAAVGKVLKSTTRPASA; this comes from the coding sequence ATGTCGACGATCGAATTCCGTCACGGAGCCGTCGAGCTGCTGGTGCTGAAAGCGCTCTCGTGGGGGCCGCAGCACGGGTTCTCCATCGCGCGCTGGGTCCAGGACGCCGCCGACGACGTGCTCCGGCTCGAAGAGGGCTCGCTCTATCCGGCCTTGCACCGGATGGAGGACAAGGGGTGGGTCAAGGCGACCTGGGGTTCATCGGAGAACAATCGCCGAGCGAAGTTCTATCAGCTCACGGCCAAAGGGCGCGAGCAGCTGACGGCCGACGCGCGCGATTGGTGGCGCTACGCCGCCGCGGTCGGCAAGGTGCTCAAGTCCACGACCCGGCCGGCGTCGGCATGA